A DNA window from Hordeum vulgare subsp. vulgare chromosome 1H, MorexV3_pseudomolecules_assembly, whole genome shotgun sequence contains the following coding sequences:
- the LOC123445279 gene encoding histone H4, giving the protein MSGRGKGGKGLGKGGAKRHRKVLRDNIQGITKPAIRRLARRGGVKRISGLIYEETRGVLKIFLENVIRDAVTYTEHARRKTVTAMDVVYALKRQGRTLYGFGG; this is encoded by the coding sequence ATGTCCGGGCGCGGCAAGGGAGGCAAGGGTCTCGGCAAGGGCGGCGCCAAGCGCCACCGGAAGGTGCTGCGCGACAACATCCAGGGCATCACCAAGCCGGCCATCCGTCGCCTGGCGAGGAGGGGCGGCGTGAAGCGCATCTCGGGGCTCATCTACGAGGAGACCCGCGGCGTCCTCAAGATCTTCCTCGAGAACGTCATCCGCGACGCCGTCACCTACACCGAGCACGCCCGCCGCAAGACCGTCACCGCCATGGACGTCGTCTACGCGCTCAAGCGCCAGGGACGCACCCTCTACGGATTCGGCGGCTAG
- the LOC123445262 gene encoding SAC3 family protein A isoform X2, with translation MASHGAAPAAGSDAARVEVSGTGQTNQPAYPPFVSGDHSWSSSTGAAAAAASWNYPVANQSQDAVYYDPQRDVSVSGDNQNVASSAPPAVQSTMGLTNASHSHVPYASSLQQGYNPAEYANYYYNYPQATNSCSAQQGGANQHPGAAYQPLTSFQNSGSYIDPSSNTYYNAGGHQTAPGYATSNYYYQTDTRNDGSSGNNYAQSYQNYPSSDTNAAQSSSTVPANSFSYQQQYNQWPYYYNQSVPTPAGNPVAGSSNIDNTAVNTTSGYSYPSMEPPPPGTTPWKSNSGASVAPPVQVPSVPEPQNQYVQHAQVTPVLQNQYAYQAPGVPVAQNYYANQAPAYPQNNMNVNQAPLNNHGDQQKSGSLTTGIFSENKTQIPIIPRIAPGFSMVIPKSEKKIVGADLAKKPAYVSVSVPKNDGAAVQHGPDARSLPFSLRNYATRNLSRCKDEAQRAACQSMIQQITGKAISNGTLLTKNWDTEPLIPLQENLLTMTETSSANNSSSLSKSTPKRRLKSRWEPVPEEKVTEKVEQLAKALMNGNTHNNLKAQIRMGDSWNLGKSLQSPHTPSNKIAHRLSKKQKMGSYSSVVQNGNASSDSDKEKDLTKYYANASALANSPEEKKRREHRSKRFEKSKDSSSKSRNSAVNKDAGAHIHTRRPISALVTGSYKDGSSLAVEDMDWDALTVKGTCQEIEKRYLRLTSAPDPSTVRPEHVLEKALSMVETSQKNYLYKCDQLKSIRQDLTVQRIQNELTVKVYETHARLALQAGDLPEFNQCQSQLKRLYREGNNGCYFEFAAYNLLCVMLHSSNKRDLLSSMASLSKEAKQDGAVKHALAVHAAVSSGNYVIFFKLYKQGPNLNSCLMDLYVERMRFEAIKCMSRSYRPTVPVGYVAQVLGFLLNGDDRSEECEIWLKAHGAVLSVDNSGELQIDTKASSSMLFMPEPENAVAHGDASLAVNDFFARTS, from the exons ATGGCCAGCCACGGAGCTGCGCCGGCCGCTGGATCCGACGCCGCGCGCGTCGAG GTTAGCGGCACGGGCCAGACAAACCAGCCTGCTTACCCGCCTTTTGTTTCTGGGGATCATTCATGGTCCTCTTCAActggggcagcagcagcagcagcttcgTGGAACTATCCAGTAGCCAATCAAAGCCAAGATGCAGTATACTATGACCCACAGAGGGATGTATCTGTTTCAGGAGATAATCAAAATGTGGCAAGCAGTGCACCTCCTGCTGTACAGTCGACTATGGGCTTGACAAATGCAAGTCATTCTCATGTGCCTTACGCAAGTTCACTTCAGCAGGGCTACAATCCTGCAGAATATGCAAATTATTACTATAACTACCCACAAGCAACAAATAGTTGTTCTGCACAGCAAGGAGGGGCAAACCAACATCCAGGTGCAGCTTATCAGCCTCTTACTTCATTTCAGAATTCTGGGTCTTACATTGATCCTTCAAGTAACACATATTACAATGCTGGTGGTCACCAGACTGCGCCAGGATATGCAACCAGCAACTATTATTATCAGACCGACACTCGTAATGATGGAAGCTCAGGAAACAATTATGCCCAGTCATACCAGAACTACCCATCCTCCGATACCAATGCAGCCCAAAGTTCCAGTACAGTCCCTGCCAATTCTTTCTCATATCAGCAACAGTACAACCAGTGGCCATACTATTACAATCAATCTGTGCCAACTCCTGCTGGCAATCCAGTTGCTGGGAGCAGTAACATAGATAATACAGCCGTTAACACCACTTCTGGTTACTCTTATCCTAGTATGGAGCCACCTCCGCCGGGTACTACGCCATGGAAAAGTAATTCAGGTGCTTCTGTTGCACCTCCCGTACAG GTTCCGAGCGTGCCAGAACCTCAAAATCAATACGTCCAACATGCGCAAGTAACTCCAGTGTTGCAAAACCAGTATGCCTATCAGGCTCCAGGTGTCCCAGTGGCTCAAAATTATTACGCCAACCAGGCACCAGCATATCCACAAAACAATATGAATGTGAATCAGGCACCTTTGAACAACCATGGTGATCAACAGAAGAGT GGTTCTTTGACGACAGGTATTTTTAGCGAAAACAAAACACAGATTCCGATCATTCCTCGAATTGCTCCAGGTTTCTCTATGGTAATACCAAAGAGTGAGAAGAAAATTGTAGGTGCTGATTTGGCAAAGAAACCTGCCTATGTTAGTGTTTCTGTGCCGAAGAACGATGGTGCAGCAGTTCAACATGGCCCAGACGCT AGATCCCTTCCTTTTTCGCTGCGTAATTATGCCACGAGGAATCTTAGCCGTTGCAAGGATGAGGCCCAGAGGGCTGCTTGCCAAAGTATGATACAACAG ATCACAGGCAAAGCTATTAGCAATGGAACTCTCCTTACTAAGAACTGGGACACTGAGCCGCTGATTCCTTTGCAAGAGAATCTTTTGACCATGACCGAAACAAG CAGTGCAAACAATTCAAGTTCCTTGTCAAAATCTACTCCTAAAAGACGACTGAAAAGTAGGTGGGAGCCTGTTCCTGAGGAAAAGGTTACTGAAAAGGTGGAGCAACTAGCAAAAGCATTGATGAATGGTAACACCCACAATAATTTGAAAGCCCAAATCAGGATG GGTGATAGTTGGAATTTAGGGAAGTCTCTCCAGTCTCCACATACACCTTCAAACAAAATCGCCCACCGGCTTTCGAAGAAGCaaaagatgggtagttattcaaGTGTGGTACAGAATGGAAACGCCTCCAGTGATAGTGATAAGGAGAAGGATCTGACCAAATATTACGCCAATGCATCTGCATTAGCAAATTCACCAGAGGAAAAGAAACGCAGGGAACACAGATCTAAGCGTTTTGAGAAGAGTAAGGATTCATCATCAAAATCAAGAAATTCTGCAGTGAATAAAGATGCCGGGGCTCATATACATACAAGAAGACCTATCTCAGCTCTTGTTACCGGAAGTTATAAAGATGGCAGCAGCTTGGCTGTCGAGGATATGGACTGGGATGCACTGACAGTCAAGGGAACATGTCAGGAAATTGAGAAACGCTATCTTCGCCTTACATCAGCGCCTGATCCTTCCACG GTAAGACCAGAACATGTCTTGGAGAAGGCTCTTTCCATGGTTGAAACATCTCAAAAGAATTATCTTTACAAGTGTGATCAACTGAAGTCCATTCGCCAAGATCTTACGGTTCAGAGGATCCAGAATGAACTGACTGTGAAG GTTTATGAAACTCATGCGCGTTTAGCATTGCAAGCTGGTGATCTACCTGAATTTAACCAG TGCCAGTCACAACTGAAGAGGTTATATAGAGAGGGAAACAATGGTTGTTATTTTGAATTCGCTGCCTACAATTTGCTCTGCGTCATGCTACACTCTAGTAACAAACGAGACCTGCTGTCATCAATGGCAAG CTTATCAAAAGAAGCCAAACAAGATGGAGCTGTCAAGCATGCCCTTGCAGTTCATGCTGCTGTTTCATCGGGCAATTatgtaatatttttcaaattatacAAGCAAGGGCCCAACTTGAACTCATGCCTCATGG ATCTGTATGTGGAGAGGATGCGTTTCGAGGCTATAAAATGTATGTCTAGATCATATCGCCCCACAGTACCTGTGGGGTATGTTGCACAGGTTTTGGGATTCTTACTGAATGGGGACGACAGATCGGAAGAATGTGAAATATGGTTAAAAGCACATGGTGCTGTTCTTTCAGTAGATAACAGTGGAGAATTGCAGATAGACACAAAG GCTTCTTCTAGTATGCTTTTCATGCCGGAGCCAGAGAATGCGGTTGCACATGGCGATGCGTCACTTGCAGTTAACGACTTCTTTGCACGTACGTCGTAG
- the LOC123445262 gene encoding SAC3 family protein A isoform X1: MASHGAAPAAGSDAARVEVSGTGQTNQPAYPPFVSGDHSWSSSTGAAAAAASWNYPVANQSQDAVYYDPQRDVSVSGDNQNVASSAPPAVQSTMGLTNASHSHVPYASSLQQGYNPAEYANYYYNYPQATNSCSAQQGGANQHPGAAYQPLTSFQNSGSYIDPSSNTYYNAGGHQTAPGYATSNYYYQTDTRNDGSSGNNYAQSYQNYPSSDTNAAQSSSTVPANSFSYQQQYNQWPYYYNQSVPTPAGNPVAGSSNIDNTAVNTTSGYSYPSMEPPPPGTTPWKSNSGASVAPPVQVPSVPEPQNQYVQHAQVTPVLQNQYAYQAPGVPVAQNYYANQAPAYPQNNMNVNQAPLNNHGDQQKSPNMQGSLTTGIFSENKTQIPIIPRIAPGFSMVIPKSEKKIVGADLAKKPAYVSVSVPKNDGAAVQHGPDARSLPFSLRNYATRNLSRCKDEAQRAACQSMIQQITGKAISNGTLLTKNWDTEPLIPLQENLLTMTETSSANNSSSLSKSTPKRRLKSRWEPVPEEKVTEKVEQLAKALMNGNTHNNLKAQIRMGDSWNLGKSLQSPHTPSNKIAHRLSKKQKMGSYSSVVQNGNASSDSDKEKDLTKYYANASALANSPEEKKRREHRSKRFEKSKDSSSKSRNSAVNKDAGAHIHTRRPISALVTGSYKDGSSLAVEDMDWDALTVKGTCQEIEKRYLRLTSAPDPSTVRPEHVLEKALSMVETSQKNYLYKCDQLKSIRQDLTVQRIQNELTVKVYETHARLALQAGDLPEFNQCQSQLKRLYREGNNGCYFEFAAYNLLCVMLHSSNKRDLLSSMASLSKEAKQDGAVKHALAVHAAVSSGNYVIFFKLYKQGPNLNSCLMDLYVERMRFEAIKCMSRSYRPTVPVGYVAQVLGFLLNGDDRSEECEIWLKAHGAVLSVDNSGELQIDTKASSSMLFMPEPENAVAHGDASLAVNDFFARTS, translated from the exons ATGGCCAGCCACGGAGCTGCGCCGGCCGCTGGATCCGACGCCGCGCGCGTCGAG GTTAGCGGCACGGGCCAGACAAACCAGCCTGCTTACCCGCCTTTTGTTTCTGGGGATCATTCATGGTCCTCTTCAActggggcagcagcagcagcagcttcgTGGAACTATCCAGTAGCCAATCAAAGCCAAGATGCAGTATACTATGACCCACAGAGGGATGTATCTGTTTCAGGAGATAATCAAAATGTGGCAAGCAGTGCACCTCCTGCTGTACAGTCGACTATGGGCTTGACAAATGCAAGTCATTCTCATGTGCCTTACGCAAGTTCACTTCAGCAGGGCTACAATCCTGCAGAATATGCAAATTATTACTATAACTACCCACAAGCAACAAATAGTTGTTCTGCACAGCAAGGAGGGGCAAACCAACATCCAGGTGCAGCTTATCAGCCTCTTACTTCATTTCAGAATTCTGGGTCTTACATTGATCCTTCAAGTAACACATATTACAATGCTGGTGGTCACCAGACTGCGCCAGGATATGCAACCAGCAACTATTATTATCAGACCGACACTCGTAATGATGGAAGCTCAGGAAACAATTATGCCCAGTCATACCAGAACTACCCATCCTCCGATACCAATGCAGCCCAAAGTTCCAGTACAGTCCCTGCCAATTCTTTCTCATATCAGCAACAGTACAACCAGTGGCCATACTATTACAATCAATCTGTGCCAACTCCTGCTGGCAATCCAGTTGCTGGGAGCAGTAACATAGATAATACAGCCGTTAACACCACTTCTGGTTACTCTTATCCTAGTATGGAGCCACCTCCGCCGGGTACTACGCCATGGAAAAGTAATTCAGGTGCTTCTGTTGCACCTCCCGTACAG GTTCCGAGCGTGCCAGAACCTCAAAATCAATACGTCCAACATGCGCAAGTAACTCCAGTGTTGCAAAACCAGTATGCCTATCAGGCTCCAGGTGTCCCAGTGGCTCAAAATTATTACGCCAACCAGGCACCAGCATATCCACAAAACAATATGAATGTGAATCAGGCACCTTTGAACAACCATGGTGATCAACAGAAGAGT CCAAATATGCAGGGTTCTTTGACGACAGGTATTTTTAGCGAAAACAAAACACAGATTCCGATCATTCCTCGAATTGCTCCAGGTTTCTCTATGGTAATACCAAAGAGTGAGAAGAAAATTGTAGGTGCTGATTTGGCAAAGAAACCTGCCTATGTTAGTGTTTCTGTGCCGAAGAACGATGGTGCAGCAGTTCAACATGGCCCAGACGCT AGATCCCTTCCTTTTTCGCTGCGTAATTATGCCACGAGGAATCTTAGCCGTTGCAAGGATGAGGCCCAGAGGGCTGCTTGCCAAAGTATGATACAACAG ATCACAGGCAAAGCTATTAGCAATGGAACTCTCCTTACTAAGAACTGGGACACTGAGCCGCTGATTCCTTTGCAAGAGAATCTTTTGACCATGACCGAAACAAG CAGTGCAAACAATTCAAGTTCCTTGTCAAAATCTACTCCTAAAAGACGACTGAAAAGTAGGTGGGAGCCTGTTCCTGAGGAAAAGGTTACTGAAAAGGTGGAGCAACTAGCAAAAGCATTGATGAATGGTAACACCCACAATAATTTGAAAGCCCAAATCAGGATG GGTGATAGTTGGAATTTAGGGAAGTCTCTCCAGTCTCCACATACACCTTCAAACAAAATCGCCCACCGGCTTTCGAAGAAGCaaaagatgggtagttattcaaGTGTGGTACAGAATGGAAACGCCTCCAGTGATAGTGATAAGGAGAAGGATCTGACCAAATATTACGCCAATGCATCTGCATTAGCAAATTCACCAGAGGAAAAGAAACGCAGGGAACACAGATCTAAGCGTTTTGAGAAGAGTAAGGATTCATCATCAAAATCAAGAAATTCTGCAGTGAATAAAGATGCCGGGGCTCATATACATACAAGAAGACCTATCTCAGCTCTTGTTACCGGAAGTTATAAAGATGGCAGCAGCTTGGCTGTCGAGGATATGGACTGGGATGCACTGACAGTCAAGGGAACATGTCAGGAAATTGAGAAACGCTATCTTCGCCTTACATCAGCGCCTGATCCTTCCACG GTAAGACCAGAACATGTCTTGGAGAAGGCTCTTTCCATGGTTGAAACATCTCAAAAGAATTATCTTTACAAGTGTGATCAACTGAAGTCCATTCGCCAAGATCTTACGGTTCAGAGGATCCAGAATGAACTGACTGTGAAG GTTTATGAAACTCATGCGCGTTTAGCATTGCAAGCTGGTGATCTACCTGAATTTAACCAG TGCCAGTCACAACTGAAGAGGTTATATAGAGAGGGAAACAATGGTTGTTATTTTGAATTCGCTGCCTACAATTTGCTCTGCGTCATGCTACACTCTAGTAACAAACGAGACCTGCTGTCATCAATGGCAAG CTTATCAAAAGAAGCCAAACAAGATGGAGCTGTCAAGCATGCCCTTGCAGTTCATGCTGCTGTTTCATCGGGCAATTatgtaatatttttcaaattatacAAGCAAGGGCCCAACTTGAACTCATGCCTCATGG ATCTGTATGTGGAGAGGATGCGTTTCGAGGCTATAAAATGTATGTCTAGATCATATCGCCCCACAGTACCTGTGGGGTATGTTGCACAGGTTTTGGGATTCTTACTGAATGGGGACGACAGATCGGAAGAATGTGAAATATGGTTAAAAGCACATGGTGCTGTTCTTTCAGTAGATAACAGTGGAGAATTGCAGATAGACACAAAG GCTTCTTCTAGTATGCTTTTCATGCCGGAGCCAGAGAATGCGGTTGCACATGGCGATGCGTCACTTGCAGTTAACGACTTCTTTGCACGTACGTCGTAG